AAGGATGTCTTCACTCGTCCCTTGTTCACTCACTAATCTATCGCCATCCGAAACCAATCTAGTCTCTGCTGAGTCCGTAATGTTCCCGTCCGAATCAGAAGCGACATTGTCGTGGCTCAATGAGCAAGGAATGGAGCGAAACTGTGTTGAAGAAAGACGGTAGAAACTGGACAGAGACTGCGGTTTTAAAcgtagagaaggagaagaagatgagaagagAGGACGATGAAAGGAAGAAGAGTGAAGAGGAGGAGGACGAAGGAGAAGAGAAGCTTGCAGAGTGGAGGAAGACATTTGGAGACAGTAGTAGGGTTTTCCTTCTTCCTCACTTCCACAACATCCTTCCCTCTActtatatagagagagagagagagacaacaaGTCAACTGGGTTTTAAGTACAAAACCTTATCCAGATTCCCTCTCTCATGTTTAGCCAATAATCAGCCGATTAGACAGTTTGTAATCTACTCTGagagatatattattttagatgaCAAATAACGaatagttttgaatttttgataaTTGATCCTCTGAACACAAGTACAAGTGTGTGTTCCAGGCAACactaaaaacaaaacacagaGACAGAAGAGTGGAGGGATTAAAACCAACTTCGTCTTCTTTGacttttttaaatgactttctttttcttctttctaatGCATTGGACATGATGTGGTGGTCGCATTTGCCCACCCGACCCTTGATGCATCGAGCCGGGAGAGGGTGCTGCCATGTAAGGACTCTGACCTTGCGTCTCATGGTATTGCTCCGGGTATGGATTAAGGCCAGATGGTCGACTCATCACAACATCCGGTGGGTTAGGCAGCGTGTGGTCTCTGCTTCGATCGTTGTTCACCTGTTCAAATccaattaaacaaatataatccTTACTtttgacattttaaaaaaatattttcaactaacACCAACTACTTAAAAGACTACTAACCTTTATGCTGAGATCGGTGTGGCGTGAGTAAAGTGATGTGCAGCTTACAAAATCCACCATCATAAATACAATGTCCTTCCAACGCTCCCTTCAGAACTCAATTTGATAATTTGACCTTACAACACATCAATGACAAAGAAAAAGCATTTTCATATAAGAGAATGTTGTTACCTGGGAATTGAATCAATGCTTGCATCCCACCGTTCTTGTCAAACATTGCAATCTTTTGAACAGCTCCGAATGTCGCAAAAACCTACTcgttaataaaagaaaaaaaaaggggcAAGAGACGATTAATATTTTCCCAACGAAACATGCAATGAGATTTCATCGTCTAGCGAATATTACCGTATGTAAAACATCCAAAGTTACTGCGTACTGCATGTTCTCGATGGATGCAAGAAGAACGTTACTTTCAGGCTCCATTTTCTTTCCGTCTACACCCACAATCACCTATTACAAAATGACACATTGATCTTTCAAGTCAGTCGTAGAACAACAATAAACGATGTGTTTACTTCAATGCATATCTTTGGAATACCTACACATCACTAGCAAGATGATTAGACTTTCAAGTAAGAGACTGCTCCCAAATTGCTTACCTGACCAGTACTATCAATGGCTGAAGGAGCAACAGGAAGGTAAGGATTAGTATAGTCCCTGCATACTAAACAGGAATAATTAAGTTAAATATTATCTGGGAGTCATGGCAATCACCAAGAAAACCAAACATGTTTCACGTTTCAACACAGGATGAGAGTACACATACCTGCTCCGATGGCTCTGAAATTTGACAGTCAAATCTGTATGAGCTGAATATGTGATCTTAAGAGAGCATTGGCCCACTTCCTCAGGGAGTAGATAACTGATGCAAAGAAAAAGATGTTACTTACAAGTATGCCTTTAAGTATTAAACTTATTAAACTTTATAACGCAAAGCCTGTAAtatctataattaaataaacagACGACACTTTCCCAGGTTCGTACATGAAAAGACTAGTTTGGTTCTACTAGATCCATCACCACCATACATgactaaaagaaaatttaacatcagatgacaaaaaaaagtactATGGACGTTCGTAAGGCTGACAAATGTCAGATCCTACACGCAATATCTAGAACTATACAGCCCTTCACAGTTAGACTAAATAccgtgtcaaaaaaaaaaagtttaaacaaCTGTCACCTAGGGATGTTTCTTCCATCGAGGGCAGTTTTTGCGGTGGTTGCAGTATCCGCGTCAGAAAATTGAACCAATGCCTGAGAAATTAAGACAGTAAAAACTATAAGTATTATACCTAGAAAACATCAAAACCCAAAGCATGTAAGGCTAGGTAGTATACCTGATATCCAGCTGTCTTCTCGAAAGTAGTAATCTTGTGGACAAACCCAAAGGCTGAGAATACCTGCATTACAAACCAGCAATTAGAACAACCAAAAATTAGAAGGGTCGACTTTAAAGACTACAGAGCAGTTTCTGTAACTATTTTGTACTTCAGAAACATTCCAAGACAAATTTAATTTGCCCTTTACATATCAAATTCGCACAGTCCCACAGAAGTTAGGAAAACAAATTAAACTAAGATAATATGGTGTGTGGTAAGTTTGAGACCGGTATATACTATCTGGAAGGCAAATGATATATGCCTTCAAGCATATCAAACAAGCATACTAGAAAGAAAATAGTTCTCCATAGGTAAGCAGAGACTGATGAACGTCTAGATAAAATCCGTCACAGACACATGAACTTTGATACAGTTCTACATCACAAAAAATGTGCAGCTAGAGTTGCACCATATCATATCGAACAAACCCTATAAGAGTATTTGATAAAAGGGAAGTGAGAGGGAGAAAGAGtagggaagagagagagagagagaagaaaggaaacaaacacACATGTGCTCTTTCTCCTAATGCATTATCCTGCCACTGAAGAAATTGCCTTGACATGGCCCTGCTGATCCATTTGCATTCATGTCAAAAAAGTAAGTTTCCAAAAGCAAGACAAACCTACAACCTAACGTATCAGAATGTCTTCGAGAACAATCTTTTCAGCAATACGTTAtactaaggaaaaaaaaaacaaaagggtgCACGATCCACTTACCAGATTGAAGACATCAATGCTGACCATGCGAGCATCATCTCCTTCAACTGTCACAAGAAGAACATTCCCCACAACATCTGCCGCCGTTTTGTTGTTCACTATCTCTTGCCTGTTGGAGTACTGAAGGTAGACAGTTTTACCTCGAACTTGAGCAGGGTCCGATGAAGAAAAGAAGCGTAGTCCGAGATCATTTGTATAGCTTGCTTTAAATcttcctgcaaaaaaaaaaagaagaaacaattaaaaatcgaaactttgtTCTGCTGCTGCAATATCTCTCTTCACATACAAACATTGCACTTTGTATTCGCAAAGGGCTTCCCGAGTTCAATCAACTCGTCTTCAGTGCATTCCCAAGGCAAGTTTCTCAGAAGACATCGGTGGCATAGGGACTGTCAAATTAACAGAAggaaaaagattatatataaattgtcGAATCAGAAACCCTATAGATCTCAAAGAGTTGATGATTCCCACCAATAAGCAATATCGAGACGAAGAAGAAAATCAAATATCCGATTTTCACCAGCGAAGTTAAGATTATACGAAACGAGCTACTACGAAAGAAACCGAGATGATGAATCGTGAGATATCGTGTTACCTGGAGAAATTGTCTCCGTGATTTGGATGTGCAGATGAAATTAGGGATTCACGTTTGGGGAAGGAGATAATGTATGAAAGAGATGCGAAGAAGGTGAGAGAGATGAGAGGAAAAGTGGAATGAATCCAAAACTGCCTCGCGGTTTTCTTTAAACGCTGTCGTTTTACAGTGTCTTCCTTGTCGGGCTGACAACAGAATTGATATTATATGAGCTTTTACGCTTTCACTGGCCCATTATGAGTATTATGTCTATGGGCTTTCAGAAAACAAAAGTAACCGTTACatcgagaaaaaaaatagtagtaaatgTATGAATGAAAAAGTTTTCAGTTTGAGATCAATTGCCCAAAAATAATGGAGTATGCGAATTGAgtagttatttttgtgacattaACCAAAAATACTCTCTGTGTTTGTAAACAATGATGctaaaataaatagtttcaaactcGGATCGGTGTGATAAGCTTTCGGACTAATCCACTCTGTAATACTAAGTGCGTTCTTCCCGGTCCGACCGGATAGCTGATAgggtttattaaaaaaaggtattatatttttaatcaaattttgatttgCGAAGAAGTGAAAAACTCTTAATTAATTTGTAACAGATTATTACtgtattattttctataaagTGGAAGGTGATGGTGTTTTTCTGCGATTCCACGTGCTCTTAGGATATGTTTTACAAAATACTCAATAATTCTGAATTGTATCAATCATCGACTATAGATcgatctttttcttttgtctttttgtcgACACAATGAATCTTTGTCGTCGAATAGAAAaactcttcttgtttctattcGCATGATCAAGAATAGAGATGTAACATCATGTAATGAATGTAATGAAAGCACAACCCACGAGACCTTGACGTTGACCTAACATCTCTGGATGGATTCATACAGTTTTGGAGAAGGAAAACACATCCAGGAAATTTAAAACTCATAAAGCTGAAAGCTAACTAACATGCATTCATGAACTTCTTCTCATTGTCATCAGCATCAGCATCATGATCAACGTCTACTACAAGCTCAAGTTTACTCTTGTTCTTCTCATGGTCCCATTTGATTTGCCCACCACCGTTGTTGTAATTGGCGCTTCCTTTTTGTTCTTGTACTTAAAGTAGATGATAAGTTGGAGAATCCCCAATGGAGTCCCCACCATATTAGGCAACTGCATGCAAGTGAAATCCCAACAATTTATTGCATTCTTTATGTAGTCAAACAAACAATTTTTAGTGGAccttatttgtattaatatacaCCAGGTTTTTCATTCCACAGACTAGTAAATTGCCGTAGAAAGAAGATTAGTAACCAAGGTTCTAAAATTTGCTAGTCACAATGTTGATAATTACCAAGTAGTCTGACTAGACCCCTAACCTGATAGGTTTTATCGCTACGCTGAAAGGTCTAATCTGTGTACCACCCCCTAACACTAGTGATtaacaccaaatttgttttaGGAAAAAGGTTGAGCAGTtaacaaatttttaaacaatacatCAAATcaataagagttttttttttcattcttaaaATTATCACTCTTTTCCAGTCCACAAAGCAACGAAACTTCTaaatcaacaaaaaataataatcttggACCCGTTTAAATATgttgaaataataaataaaccaAATAAAGGGAGTGAACTAGAAAAGAAACTAACCGCAAGAAAGAGATCATGGCTAAGTAAACCATATGCCAACCAAATGGAGCTAGccaaaaatgaaaagaatgacAAGTGAAAAGGCATGTATTCCGCACTTTTTGTCTCTATCACTTTTTTCTGTACACACATTCACATTAGTTAGCTTGATCCGTAAGTATATATTTTTGCATAAGTAATATCTCTAACTAATATTTGACTTGATTGTGGTAggaaaaacaaaatcttaaaaaaacatatacatttggaataaatataaaactgtGGCATATATTTTAGAGAGTTACTCgcttttttttgtgtggtttgATCAATGCATATATACATAGCTTACCATAACGATGAGAGGAGAACCATACATGGAGATAGAAGCCACGAGGCCAACACTTCCGACGAATGATTTTCGGTGACGGTGGTCTTCAAACACCACGGCTGAGATTGCCGTTGTTAACCCAAACACAACGATCACCCGAACAAATATAACACCAACCTTAATCTATTTCATATGTTTATATATCTCAATGACACTATTTAAACATACACAGTATCATATGATTCTAAAGAATATCCTACCTTTTCTTTGGGCGACGCGTAGCAGAAATATACGAAGCTGAAGATTGATTCGAGAACGATGCCAACTCCATTAATGCTCACAAGAGAAAAATTCTCCCAACAATGGCTCACAATCGGTAAACCGTACCAAGTGTAAATCAAACAGTTGAAGAGTGTCATAACGTAAGGAAGACATGAGAATTCTTCTGTGCTTTTCTTCTTAAACACCCTTGAAAATGTTAATctacagtaaaaaaaaattaagttataGTTAACTTTCTTGCCTAATTCAAATTAAATTGGCTTTTATTTTACATACACTGGAGCTGTATAGAGCAGCAAGGAAGCTCTGTTTCCTGTGGAGAGTTCATGCatgagttttaaaaaatcaaaatcatatatatttgtttttaaaatattatgttacaaaaaaaagaaacaatttcTTATAAGCTAAGACCGAAAATACGTGTTTAAATATAggttatattaataaattttggaaatataGCATAGGATGGTTTAAGAAAACATAGTATCATACAaaaattgatgaaaaaaaatactcaaaattcCGACCGATAGTCTAAGTTTATCACCCATTTTGATTGGCCGGATAGAACAAAGATTATGGAATGGTTGGGAAGTAGAAGCTTACGCATGTAATGTGTGtgtatataatacatataacaACATGTCTTTGGTGTTCAttttaaactaataatcacaAGTTTGGGACATTCTAAATTTGATGATAAGTTTGGGACATTTGGAATGATATATCACATAGATTATGTGCTTCAACAACATATTAGCAAACATTCCATCACAACTTACAAATGCATCTGCAAAATATATCGTATAAGCAAATTAATTTATCGGATTATAACGTTATATGTCCATCTCAGACTTTATATAAATGCGAATTTGTTTTATAGGTTGTGTAGGTACTACAATGGACGATTGTAATGCTCAAAAGAGTTGATCCAAATCGTAATTTCGTACATAatctaaattattttgttagtaTCGCACTTGACTCCACACATCAAATAAAGAAACTATAGTATTGTAGGTCCTAAAGGAACATATGATAAAATTGGCACGATATAGAGAAGATTAACATGATTCATGTGCAAAGATGACACACAAATCTTGAGAAATGGTCCaaaattttcactaaaaaaCTATAGTATTGTATCGTTTAAGCATTTATGGAAAATATAACAGAATAATGGATATGAATAAATAGGAACTTAACTAAAAGTATGATTTTAGTTAGCTTTAAAGTGGGCCAACATCTGAAATGTGAAACTAACGTCCTTTCTCAGGAAAAAACATTATCTCCTGAATGGATATTTCAGTTTTTGATCGGTAATTCAAACAGCTCCATCTACAATTTATAGAGGTTAAAGCTGTAACACATAaatattcactacaagaaaataagtGCTTT
Above is a window of Brassica napus cultivar Da-Ae chromosome A10, Da-Ae, whole genome shotgun sequence DNA encoding:
- the LOC106430563 gene encoding bidirectional sugar transporter SWEET3-like, giving the protein MGDKLRLSVGILRNRASLLLYTAPVLTFSRVFKKKSTEEFSCLPYVMTLFNCLIYTWYGLPIVSHCWENFSLVSINGVGIVLESIFSFVYFCYASPKEKIKVGVIFVRVIVVFGLTTAISAVVFEDHRHRKSFVGSVGLVASISMYGSPLIVMKKVIETKSAEYMPFHLSFFSFLASSIWLAYGLLSHDLFLALPNMVGTPLGILQLIIYFKYKNKKEAPITTTVVGKSNGTMRRTRVNLSL